GAGTCTCTCCTGTCAAATCTGTCCGTTGCACCTTTGCATACATCTATACTGCATATGACCAACTCTCATTCTATACTTTAACATGTACGTCACTGTCTTTAAGTTAGCCATGGCATTGGGAAATAAATCACTGTCTCATGATTGTTCTTCAGTTTCTATGCTGTTACTTGTAACATGATAATAGATTTAACCAAAGCAGTACAGAATTAAGGAAGTTTCTGAGGCTCATGCAAAATGAATCCCACAACCTCCAGTCTCATAGAATGACAGAATACTGGCTCCATGTGCTTAATTCATTCTAAAAGATCAGTGAACACTGCTGCAATATTGCTATAGTTACCATAGAAATTAAATATCAACTACATTTTCTTGTCCAGCTTTAGCAGTAGTAAAATCATTCTCCACACATCAAATGCATACAGGCAGATCGCCAAGgagaattacattttaaagccaTGAGGCATGTGTTTCACTCTCCAGACTTTGCTGAAGAAGAGACCGTGTCGTGTGGTCGTTGAGCGTCATCCAGCATGGGTCGAACAACACAGGTCAGCAGGAACGAATGAGCCGCTGCAGGGCTGTAATGAGGAGGCACGCCTCGACATAAGCAGGAATCAACGAGCACAACACAGTCACAATATCACAGAGGCTTCTGACAGATGTCATGTTTTGTATAACTCATTCTCATGTCACTTCAGTATCCATGACAACAACACTTCTTTCCTGAGATAGAGATACTCCCACTCAAACTGAACACAAACTAATAATACACAGAGGATTGTGAAAGCTAAACAGCTGGAACAGAAATCGGTAAATGGCTACGGTGTGACCCCGTGTGCTCAGCATGGCTATGTCTTTGATCTCAGAGGAGAGACTGCTTCCTTCCTGGGAAGGAGTGAACTTCAAGCTTGTCAGAATGTGAGAGAGTGACACCTGAGAAGTGCAGCAGCTGTGAAGACCATCGCTGTGGGACACTGCAGCCTCTCGCAGAGCATCTGGACTGTATTTGTTGTTGGTCATGAGGTGATGTCATGCTATAGTTGGGTTCATATTACAGAGACATTGTCCTGATCCACAGCCTGTCTGACTGGACTGTCCTCCGGGGCTAAGTCCACATCCAAAAAGTCAGACTGGCCGCTGTCCTGAgacattttctcctcttcctctgtgctgctgcctttctctttgtttctgttcattCTTTGGCACATGCCCGACTTGGCTGGGCCGACCAGAGCCAGGCATATGGCACTGAGGCCCATTCCCACCGCACAGGAGTAGAAGGCAGCACCGTAGTTCTGTGTGACATCCACCAACACACCTGGAAGGAAAGATAAGACAACTGTTAGGATCTACACAGAGGTTCACTGATGAGTGAAATCAGAGAGAAGTCAAACAGCAAGGGTAGCAGAGATCTTGTACCTCCTAGCGGCGGCCCTGCCAGCCCAGCGAAGCTCTGGATGAAGACGTACACTCCTACTGATGACGGCATCTTCTGGATGCCCACCACTTCCTCCTCAGCCAGCATGGCGATGTGAGTGGAGCCGACGGTGCCCATGAAGTAGCCGTAGAGGGCGCAGCAGACCACCAGGCCCCAGAACTCCCACACGATAGCGAAGGCCACCAGCACCAGGCACAGCAAAACCACACAGCCCAGCAGCACCAGGGTCTTCCTGCAGCGGACTTTGTTCAGCACCACCCCGATGGACAAGCGGCCAAAGATCTCGGCCACAGCCATCACAGAGAGCATGTAGGAGGCCATGCTGGGCTCCACGCCCCGGCTCTTGCTCAGTTCAATGATGTAGAGCTGCGGGGCAAAGAAGCCCAGAGTGGCGAACAAGCCAAAGAGGGAGTACCAGATGAAGGCACTGTCTTTAAGCACAGAGAAGTCCAGGAGTTTGGGGCTGGAGGGCTGGAGAGGACCCGTTTCTACCTCTGCCAGGTCCCCCTCATCCTTCTCCTTGACTGGAGTGGGAGGTGTGGACAGTGATGGCTCCTGGCCCTCCTTGTCCTGCACCTCCCACTCCATCAGAGCCTTGCTTTCAACTCCTGCAGTCCTCAAGTCTAAGTTGGAAGCAGAGAGGGAGGTGACACCGGAGTCGTCTGAGCCCTGCGAGACTCCTGAACGGATGGAGGTTCTGGTTTGTTCGTTCTCCAGTTCATAAACAGTCTGCAGGTGCTTCAAAGAGAGAGACTCTTTGTCTGATTCATCGCCCTCCTTTACAGGCTCCGGCTTAATGATGATTGGACGAAGGAGAAGCCCGCAGCCAATCACAGAAGTCTGAAAGATGCCGAGGATAACCAGACAGTAGCGCCAGCCAATGTGTTCCTTCAGTGTAGTGAAGGctgtggagagagaggacagcataggttattattattatatactcaactccacttactagctttttccagatttttcaaccacatctcactgtcttcctcagatggagtttgctcaatTGTCATCATACATTTCACCTACTACTTCACTAGTCAAGCATTCAACTACTGAACCACTAGTCAGCGCTGTGGCCAGTATTTTAAGCATTGCATGAATGGAACAGATTATTATTACATCTCTGGAGAGCAGACCAGAATTCCAGCTGAACTATGTAATtcaagttataatccttaagattttcatgaaatcaaaccccattttgGATACTATATATGGTCGCCATTTTTTCAGCAAAagccattaaatgtatttacattatgtAGTTAGCTGTCTATATGGTTTATGGTTTTCAATGTTACTGACGGGGTCCACCATTCCGATgctggattcaaattgccttCACACACGAGGGATTGACAGGAAACGATGCAGATAATCCAGTGTTACAGTTTGTAATTTGAtgtcagcctcactgtttactgttcccCCTCCTACAGCCAGCGGAtgaagttactgctaatgctaacttaacatttcctactgctgctgatTCACATTAAAAGTTTTCAACTGGTGAAACATGGtagggcttttactgtgaagcagtcGCAGGAAACACCGTTCATCATAAATGCATCATCATTTTTGGTCAGTGGATCTGTTGTAAATACTGCAGggagccacagtgagctgttaccTAGCTCCTCAGCAAGGTAACCAGCTCTACCATGCCCTGCTGATGTCATATTATCATGTGACCAAATGGCCACTGAGGAGATGTGGTTAAAAGCCccggaaaaagctagtaagtggaccttgagttaagactTTTTATGTCAAACAATTGTTTCCTAGGTAAAGAAGGAACTTTCACTcaatataataattattctCAAAAACAGTTCCACGTCATAATGGGCAGCAGTAAGAAATGATAAAGGTCATATTTTAGCTAACTGCCCCTCCGTGACTGAACACTCACCTGGAGCAAATGTAAATACGGCGAAGGATTCTCCAGAGGAAGCAATGGAGGTGACGAGGGCTCGCCGTCTGGAGAAGTACTGGGCTAGGATGGTGACGGTGGGGATGAAGGTGAGACAGTAGCCGAGGCCTGTAaacaaagaggagaagagaaaaggggGACATCACAGCCATTGGCCCGCATGGTAGGACCACTGCGTGGCTAGTGGGGTGGGTCAAAGATCAAGGTGTCAGGTCACTCCTTTATCAAAGGTGGCAGGCTGCTTGAGATGATTCAGCTTTGCTACAGCTGCTGCCGAAAGACAAAACGCatgtaaagacaaaaaaagagagacagggggagagaggagaaggggttGTCAAATTAGCTGGGGTCTGTTTCAGAGGCAGACATGGCAATCATGGTGGGAGGGCTAGCAGTGCTttctgtcaaagaaaaaaaagttaatgtgCTCTGATACAAAACTCATTTCACCAATTTGCTCATCATCTAATCTATTACTTTCATTCAGTATGTATTCCTTCCGCCTCAGCCACTTCCTGCTCCACCAATCCTGATCTGAAAGGGAATTTAGTGTTTTGGGAGAATATATTGCAGTTtttcctgctctgctctgttaGTCCTTCCTAGACAAACATCACTGCATGGTGTTTAGAAGAGGCTGATCACTTCTCAGTCATTGGACAGTTCTGGTAGAAACTGACTGATGCAGTTTTTGCTGTTGACACTGCTAGGAGTCCCTTTAGTTCATTCATGACAGGCTGttaaacaagacaaacacatCTGCAAGAGCAAAAGTCATTCAGTCAATGGCATGTTACACTGACActcaaagacacaaagacagacacatgtATCAATCaacagacggacggacggacagacggacggacagagatagatagatgaatgatgatagatagatagatagattaagggatggatggatggatggatggatagattgatggatagatggacagatggatagaCAGattgatggatagatagattgatggatagatggacagatggatggattgatggatagatggacagatggatgatagatggacagatagatagacagattgATGGATAGattgatggatagatagattgatggatagatggatggatagattgatggacagatggatagattgatggatagatggacagatggatagaCAGattgatggatagatagattgatggatagatggacagatagacagacagattgatggatagatagattgatggatagatggacagatggatggattgatggatagatggacagatggatgatagatggacagatagatagacagattgATGGATAGattgatggatagatagattgatggatagatggacagatagacagacagattgatggatagatagattgatggatagatggacagatggatggattgatggatagatggacagatggatgatagatggacagatagatagacagattgATGGATAGattgatggatagatagattgatggatagatggacagatagacagacagattgatggatagatagattgatggatagatggacagatagatagacagattgATGGATAGattgatggatagatagattgatggatagatggacagatagatagacagattgatggacagatggatagaTTGATGGATaaatggacagatggatggatagattgatggacagatggatagattgatggacagatggatagattgatggatagatggacagatggatggatagattgatggacagatggatgagCTGATAGGTGTGGTGGTGTGAGTTTGGTAAGCACCTGAAACAAAGCCGATGGTGATGTACATCTCGTTGATGGAGTTGGTGAAGGCGGAGGTGATGGTTCCCAGGCTGATGAGGAAGCCCCCCACCATCACCACTGGACGATAGCCAAAGCGGTTGCTCAGCATCGTGGACAGGGGGGCTGGGGGGGCAACAGAACAGTCATTCTATCAAAATGCTTTCAACTCAGTCACATATTAGTTGCATAATAACTTAAATGGTCTCTGAACAAGTGATGTCGAATCAGGTGTGTTATCACTGTGCAGACTGACTGCAGACATTAATATCTGTCTGTTAGTACAAACAGTTTATTCAGAATTATGTTAAGCATTATTAGTCCAGTCTAGGTGCTGTGCGTGTATTTATGATTTTTTGCGCGTGTCGCCTTTCATCCTGCTGCTCTGCAGTCACAGTGATTACATTAGAAACCTGGTTACATGTATACATGGCCAAGAAATCAGCTTTCTCCAGGACAAATTCAGCTGGGAATCAGGATTCTCTAATCCTCTACCCTGAATGCCGAAACTCTCACTAATCGCACAAAGTGGTTCACTGTTTGCCTGGCCACTAAAATGAAGATCTCTAATAATCATCACATCATCCAGACCGATGATCATTAGAGCATAGTCAGCTGAAGGCCTCCCAGAGACACTGAGATACGGTGTCTTGGGAAGGTGATCATCAGTACGTCATGAACTGCTAATATAACACAACTCTGTGTTGTATTCAAGCGCGAAACCTttggggctgaaaaatgaagccaacacgaagtgccaaaaactgcagttcctccaATGGCCTCTTGAGGCAGGCTCCAAGAGCGAGTCAGTCCCCACAGAGCCCCGTGTTAAAATGCCCGACTTTACAGCAGAAGTAAACacgtttacagcctggtacaaaaaatggCTTTGGTCTCTGtagctaatttccccgttcatgacaacAGTAGAAGaactcacccatttaaattatattaaggcttcaAGTTCTGcttaattaaggacgtggccgctttgagtgacaggtgggtgccctatcaggtggcttgccgcctcagctccacctcttcgcccatttttggattagccggagtcagggactgccaagatggcgacggccggaGCCGCCGGGaaccgcccactttgagcttcacagcagctcttcagaaacctacaggtgacgtcacggacactacgtccaagttttatacagtctatggttgtaTTACATTATTTAGTCTTACCTAATGAACGCAAATATATTAGGTTTGTAATTGGACTTCAAGTTCAGTTATTAAATGTCCTAAAATGACTTCAAGTACaagaaaggaaacacacaggagtaAAGCTTAAGTGACTGACCAGTGAAGGTAAAGATGAAGACACAGATGGAGATGACCCATGACACTCGACTGTTACTCTCCCCAAACTCTTCCATCAGATCCTGGAGGAAGACACCCAGGCTCTTGA
This genomic interval from Siniperca chuatsi isolate FFG_IHB_CAS linkage group LG21, ASM2008510v1, whole genome shotgun sequence contains the following:
- the slc16a6b gene encoding solute carrier family 16 member 6b; protein product: MRMPNSQHCWGPNVYPEVPDGGWGWAVAVAFFLVEVCSYGTLKSLGVFLQDLMEEFGESNSRVSWVISICVFIFTFTAPLSTMLSNRFGYRPVVMVGGFLISLGTITSAFTNSINEMYITIGFVSGLGYCLTFIPTVTILAQYFSRRRALVTSIASSGESFAVFTFAPAFTTLKEHIGWRYCLVILGIFQTSVIGCGLLLRPIIIKPEPVKEGDESDKESLSLKHLQTVYELENEQTRTSIRSGVSQGSDDSGVTSLSASNLDLRTAGVESKALMEWEVQDKEGQEPSLSTPPTPVKEKDEGDLAEVETGPLQPSSPKLLDFSVLKDSAFIWYSLFGLFATLGFFAPQLYIIELSKSRGVEPSMASYMLSVMAVAEIFGRLSIGVVLNKVRCRKTLVLLGCVVLLCLVLVAFAIVWEFWGLVVCCALYGYFMGTVGSTHIAMLAEEEVVGIQKMPSSVGVYVFIQSFAGLAGPPLGGVLVDVTQNYGAAFYSCAVGMGLSAICLALVGPAKSGMCQRMNRNKEKGSSTEEEEKMSQDSGQSDFLDVDLAPEDSPVRQAVDQDNVSVI